A genomic segment from Biomphalaria glabrata chromosome 16, xgBioGlab47.1, whole genome shotgun sequence encodes:
- the LOC106059800 gene encoding uncharacterized protein LOC106059800, whose product MMCLPDVADDGALGTIQHECLSSEGGESDLQNYLAVCEKNPNHTGFISVKDFTVHHLPEGHRHHDLYEFIKATADLTVRVGVKMTSVKRPNVWPDKTGPYPFCELKGKTTFRCGSGELDIYEYKNGYGRDGHGHTEKAGFSYNSRYPTCPCENCLHSNAAKKIWWEVVLTTAAHVVFDDIEAKHTTCKLFYDQTDSDVKIFDKFSVLYVDVNKDACALKYITCDETLGKELYALARRRAELLEK is encoded by the coding sequence GAACAATTCAACACGAATGTCTCTCCTCTGAGGGTGGCGAAAGTGATTTGCAGAACTATCTAGCGGTCTGTGAGAAGAACCCAAACCATACAGGGTTCATTTCTGTCAAGGACTTCACAGTGCACCATTTGCCTGAAGGTCATCGTCACCATGATCTGTACGAGTTCATCAAAGCTACAGCAGATCTGACTGTCAGAGTCGGAGTCAAGATGACAAGTGTGAAGAGACCTAATGTTTGGCCAGACAAAACTGGACCATATCCATTCTGTGAATTGAAAGGTAAAACCACTTTTCGTTGTGGTAGCGGAGAGCTGGATATCTATGAATACAAGAACGGATATGGCCGAGACGGCCATGGACACACGGAAAAGGCTGGCTTCAGCTATAACAGCAGATACCCTACCTGCCCGTGTGAGAATTGTTTGCATTCAAACGCTGCTAAAAAAATCTGGTGGGAGGTTGTGTTGACAACAGCCGCTCACGTGGTCTTTGATGACATCGAGGCTAAACATACCACGTGCAAGCTGTTCTACGATCAAACAGACAGCGACGTTAAGATCTTTGACAAGTTCAGCGTGCTCTACGTCGACGTGAATAAGGACGCATGCGCCCTGAAGTACATTACTTGTGACGAGACCCTGGGAAAAGAACTGTACGCCCTGGCTAGGCGTAGAGCTGAGCTACTGGAGAAATAG